A region from the Helicoverpa armigera isolate CAAS_96S chromosome 6, ASM3070526v1, whole genome shotgun sequence genome encodes:
- the LOC110375459 gene encoding WD repeat-containing protein 55 homolog, producing the protein MTKNFKDFDKNSSDEDSSSNYTSEEDVLSDNDPGENDMSEDEASDNNRQEEEEDESDEDDVVRAIKAEKNKQRDHPPTIICEDFIVDISLHPSKNVIAIANIVGDVLLYEYSNDETKLINTLELHLKACRDIEFDDEGTTLFSTAKDKAIMVTDVESGKLKRCYENAHDEPVYRLLNLDRDKIVTGDDEGTVKLWDLRKPDPVFSIKIGEETVSDMITNDAQKYLVCASGDGVLTSIDLKGSKIYTTSEEYDAELTCLGLFRSDTKLLVASSTGKLYLFNWKEFGLHSDEYVGQKHAIQCMLPITQNIVVTSGEDGVLRAAHMFPQRQLGVVGQHRLPVEHLDISHDGQYVASCSHDNDVKFWNISYFESIDSIIDVNQKQNKRRDLSNNLPSSSFKNASDFFSGLI; encoded by the exons ATGACGAAAAATTTCAAGGACTTCGACAAGAACTCCTCAGATGAGGACAGTTCCTCTAACTACACAAGCGAAGAAGATGTGTTATCCGATAATG ACCCTGGTGAAAATGATATGAGTGAAGACGAAGCTAGTGACAATAATagacaagaagaagaagaagatgagAGTGATGAAGATGATGTGGTTAGGGCTATAaaagctgaaaaaaataaacaacgtgATCATCCTCCAACAATTATATGTGAAGATTTTATTGTAGATATATCACTACATCCTTCAAAAAATGTTATAGCAATTGCTAACATTGTTGGAGAtgtattattatatgaatatagCAACGATGaaacaaaactaataaatacattagAATTGCACTTGAAAGCCTGCAGAGATATAGAGTTTGATGATGAAGGGACCACCTTATTCTCAACCGCCAAA GATAAAGCAATTATGGTAACCGACGTTGAATCCGGAAAACTGAAAAGATGTTACGAAAATGCACATGACGAACCAGTTTACAGACTTTTGAATCTAGATAGAGATAAAATTGTTACTG gtgATGATGAAGGAACAGTTAAATTATGGGACTTAAGAAAACCAGATCCAGTGTTCAGTATAAAAATTGGTGAAGAAACTGTTTCTGATATGATCACAAATGATGCTCAGAAGTATTTAGTTTGTGCAAGTGGAGATGGTGTTCTTACATCGATAGATCTGaaaggaag tAAAATTTACACAACATCTGAAGAATATGATGCAGAGTTGACCTGCTTGGGACTATTCCGATCAGATACAAAGCTGCTGGTTGCCTCATCAACAGGAAAATTATATCTTTTTAATTGGAAAGAATTTGGACTCCACAGCGACGAATATGTTGGGCAAAAACACGCCATTCAGTGTATGCTTCCTATAACACAAAATATCGTAGTAACATCAGGAGAAGATGGCGTGCTGAGGGCCGCACATATGTTCCCACAACGTCAGTTAGGTGTTGTAGGGCAGCATAGACTTCCCGTGGAGCATCTTGATATTAGTCATGATGGTCAATATGTTGCTTCATGTTCTCATGATAATGACGTAAAATTTTGGAATATATCCTATTTTGAATCTATTGATTCCATTATAGATGtgaatcaaaaacaaaataagagaaGAGACTTAAGCAATAACTTACCGTCAAGTAGTTTTAAGAATGCATCAGATTTCTTTTCtggattaatttaa
- the LOC110375469 gene encoding GDP-fucose protein O-fucosyltransferase 1: MPLFHYLILALNIISINCCNENGFIVYCPCMGRFGNQADNFLGALAFSKGLNRTLVLPPWVEYRFGEPKSIQVPFDTYFKVETLATYHNVITMEKFMKEMAPVVWPVTKRISFCYTQRMGEQEKSCNAKSGNPFGPFWDTFNIDFSYSEFYGPLNYDVHNKAMPEKWKQKYPPSQWPVLAFTGAPASFPVQKENVHLQKYLSWSDDISNKSKQFIKKNMSGGGFLGLHLRNGQDWVKACKHVQDSTMLFAAPQCVGYKNERGPLTLSMCLPNPDEIIKQVKRALKKRENIKYIFVASDSNHMINDFNKGLQHAEVSVVRLQPSNPHLDLAILGQANYFIGNCVSSYSAFVKRERDVRGLPSEFWSFPYRKKSKHIEL, from the exons ATGCCCCTTTTCCATTATCTAATTTTGGCTCTgaatataataagtataaattGTTGCAATGAAAATGGTTTTATAGTATACTGTCCCTGTATGG GCAGGTTTGGTAATCAGGCAGATAATTTTTTAGGAGCATTAGCTTTCAGTAAAGGTTTAAATAGAACATTGGTATTACCTCCATGGGTAGAATACAGGTTTGGTGAACCTAAATCCATACAAGTACCTTTTGACACATATTTCAAGGTTGAAACTTTAGCAACATATCATAATGTTATTACCATGGAGAAGTTTATGAAAGAAATGGCTCCTGTTGTTTGGCCTGTCACAAAACGAATCTCATTTTGTTACACTCAAAGAATGGGTGAACAAGAAAAAAGTTGCAATGCTAAATCGGGTAATCCTTTTGGTCCATTTTGGGACACATTTAATATAGATTTTTCCTACTCTGAATTTTATGGACCTTTGAATTATGACGTGCATAACAAAGCGATGCCAGAAAAGTGGAAACAAAAGTATCCTCCATCTCAATGGCCTGTTCTAGCTTTCACTG gtGCACCTGCAAGTTTCCCAGTTCAAAAAGAAAACGTACATTTACAAAAGTACCTCTCCTGGAGTGATGACATATCTAATAAgtcaaaacaatttataaagaAGAATATGAGTGGAGGTGGTTTCTTGGGTTTACATTTAAGAAATGGACAAGATTGGGTTAAGGCTTGTAAACATGTCCAGGACAGCACCATGTTATTTGCAGCACCTCAGTGTGTGGGATACAAAAATGAAAGGGGACCACTAACATTATCTATGTGTCTACCGAATCCCGATGAAATTATCAA GCAAGTGAAGAGGGCTCTTAAAAAACGAGAAAATATAAAGTACATCTTCGTGGCATCAGATTCTAATCATATGATAAATGATTTCAACAAAGGACTGCAGCATGCTGAAGTGTCAGTTGTCAGGTTACAGCCGTCGAATCCACACTTGGACTTGGCAATTCTTGGTcaagcaaattattttattggcaaCTGTGTATCTTCGTATTCAGCGTTTGTCAAGAGAGAAAGAGATGTAAGAGGTTTACCTTCAGAATTTTGGTCGTTTCCATACAGAAAAAAGAGTAAACACATAGAACTGTAA
- the LOC126056214 gene encoding uncharacterized protein LOC126056214, translated as MSHLPPLEPLDCDGDPASVGLRWEKWKRALELYLIATNVTKAEAKRAVLLHMGGLSLQEIYYNIPGAHLETVANSDTDIFTVAINKLDEYFAPKQSRVYERHLFRLIKQETGEKFDKFLVRLRHQSSKCKFTAPDENMIDQITEKCESAKLRKTILTLGDDVTLDKIISEANALETVNRQLNNFGLPGPSKEISVNRLETRSVKNKSSSNSCSRCSGNHPSDSKLCPARDKKCLKCGFIGHYRKQCRTRAYKRKANDNVSKPNQAIHPDKKPKNKSDEVDYIFHIEGDDTVKCILGNVGIEMLIDSGSKYNIIGDETWRVLKSKKIRVENQTNNPDKTFKAYGSENPLTILGAFDATIMVNSEFPTVKATFYVVKNGTRNLLGKDTAIKLGVLKLGIGVNAVDGVNSGTNYHQW; from the coding sequence ATGTCACACTTACCGCCACTAGAACCATTGGATTGTGACGGTGACCCAGCTTCGGTGGGTTTACGTTGGGAAAAATGGAAACGTGCACTAGAGCTATACCTAATTGCTACTAATGTAACTAAAGCTGAAGCAAAACGAGCAGTTCTCTTACACATGGGTGGCCTATCCCTGCAagaaatttattataatattcctGGAGCACATTTAGAAACCGTGGCTAACAGTGACACCGATATTTTTACTGTTGCCATTAATAAACTAGATGAATATTTCGCACCTAAGCAAAGTAGGGTATATGAGCGTCATTTGTTTAGGCTTATCAAACAAGAAACTGGAGAAAAATTTGATAAGTTTCTTGTTAGGCTTCGTCATCAAAGTTCGAAATGCAAGTTTACCGCTCCTGATGAAAATATGATCGATCAAATCACCGAAAAATGCGAGTCAgctaaattaagaaaaacaattttgaCACTCGGTGATGACGTCACACTTGATAAAATTATATCCGAAGCCAACGCTTTAGAAACTGTTAACCGTCAACTCAATAACTTTGGACTGCCAGGACCTAGTAAAGAGATTTCAGTGAATAGATTAGAGACgcgctcagttaaaaataaatcgagTTCAAATTCATGTTCGCGATGTAGTGGTAATCATCCAAGTGATAGCAAGTTATGTCCGGCCCGTGATAAAAAATGCCTCAAGTGCGGGTTCATTGGACACTATCGAAAACAGTGTAGAACCAGGGCATACAAACGCAAAGCTAATGACAATGTGTCTAAACCGAATCAGGCTATACATCCtgataaaaagccaaaaaataaGTCAGACGAGGTTGATTACATTTTCCACATTGAAGGTGACGACACTGTTAAGTGTATTCTTGGCAATGTTGGAATAGAGATGTTGATCGACTCTggaagtaaatataatataattggtGACGAAACCTGGCGTGTTCTCAAAAGCAAGAAGATTCGAGTTGAAAACCAAACCAATAACCCAGACAAAACTTTCAAGGCATATGGAAGTGAAAATCCTCTGACGATTCTGGGGGCATTTGATGCGACCATAATGGTTAATAGCGAATTTCCGACTGTGAAAGCGACTTTTTATGTAGTGAAAAACGGCACAAGGAATTTGCTTGGAAAAGACACAGCTATCAAACTTGGAGTCCTGAAACTGGGAATAGGAGTAAATGCAGTTGATG